From Brachionichthys hirsutus isolate HB-005 chromosome 7, CSIRO-AGI_Bhir_v1, whole genome shotgun sequence, the proteins below share one genomic window:
- the tbxtb gene encoding T-box transcription factor T — protein sequence MSAGAAGGAGKAGQQRVDHLLSAVESELQAGSEKGDPTEKELKVSLDENELWQRFKNLTNEMIVTKNGRRMFPVLKVNVSGLDPHAMYSLLLDFASTDNHRWKYVNGEWVPGGKPEPQTPSCVYIHPDSPNFGAHWMKAAVSFSKVKLTNKLNGGGQVMLNSLHKYEPRIHIVRVGGPRRMITSHCFPETQFIAVTAYQNEEVTALKIKHNPFAKAFLDSKERSDIKDMREDPSETQQPTCSQLNGWFIPGTSSLCPPSSPHNQFGSSLSISPSNGCERYSTLRNHRPAPYTSPYAHRANSPTSYLENSSGCLSMLSGHDSWSGLQMPSHSSLMPVAHNPASASNSSQYASLWSVSNPTLSHTGGAHGVSAQFHRGSSTHYPITAPPSGSSMYDSCTATEAHDAAQYDASPHGRQPSAWTHVTL from the exons ATGAGCGCAGGCGCCGCCGGTGGCGCCGGTAAGGCCGGTCAGCAGCGCGTGGATCACCTCCTCAGTGCGGTGGAGAGTGAGCTGCAGGCCGGCAGCGAGAAAGGCGACCCCACGGAGAAAGAGCTGAAAGTGTCTCTGGATGAGAACGAGCTCTGGCAAAGATTTAAGAATCTTACAAATGAAATGATCGTCACGAAGAACGGCAG gCGCATGTTTCCAGTGCTGAAGGTGAACGTGTCGGGATTGGACCCGCACGCCATGTATTCGCTGCTGCTTGACTTTGCGTCTACCGACAACCACAGGTGGAAATACGTTAACGGGGAGTGGGTGCCCGGGGGCAAGCCCGAACCCCAAACACCCAGCTGCGTTTACATCCACCCGGACTCGCCAAACTTCGGCGCGCACTGGATGAAAGCTGCCGTCTCTTTCAGCAAAGTCAAACTCACCAATAAACTGAACGGAGGAGGTCAG GTCATGTTAAATTCCTTACACAAATACGAGCCGCGCATCCACATCGTGCGCGTCGGAGGCCCGAGAAGGATGATCACAAGCCACTGCTTTCCGGAGACGCAGTTCATCGCAGTAACAGCGTACCAAAACGAGGAG GTAACTGCTCTTAAAATAAAGCACAACCCTTTTGCCAAGGCCTTCCTGGATTCAAAGGAGAG aagcGATATCAAAGACATGAGAGAAGATCCCAGCGAAACGCAGCAGCCAACCTGCTCCCAAT TAAATGGCTGGTTTATTCCTGGGACAAGTTCTCTCTGCCCGCCTTCCAGTCCTCACAACCAATTTGGGAGTTCCTTGTCCATCTCGCCGTCCAACGGCTGCGAGCGCTACTCCACTCTGAGAAACCACCGCCCTGCCCCATACACCAGCCCGTACGCCCATCGGGCCAACTCGCCCA ccAGTTACTTAGAAAACTCCTCGGGCTGTCTGTCGATGCTCTCGGGCCACGATAGTTGGTCCGGCCTGCAGATGCCGTCTCACTCCAGCCTGATGCCTGTGGCCCACAATCCCGCCTCGGCTTCCAACTCCAG CCAGTACGCCAGCCTGTGGTCTGTGAGTAACCCCACCCTGTCCCATACTGGAGGGGCCCACGGCGTGAGCGCCCAGTTTCATCGCGGTTCCAGCACTCACTACCCCATCACAGCGCCGCCCTCTGGCTCTTCCATGTACGACAGCTGCACGGCCACGGAGGCGCATGACGCAGCTCAGTACGACGCCTCGCCTCACGGCCGCCAGCCCTCGGCCTGGACTCACGTGACCCTCTGA